Proteins co-encoded in one Marmota flaviventris isolate mMarFla1 chromosome 9, mMarFla1.hap1, whole genome shotgun sequence genomic window:
- the Lrrc32 gene encoding transforming growth factor beta activator LRRC32 gives MSHQILLLLAVLTQGLATSQHRDKLPCKMVEKEALCQGLGLLQVPSLLPLDIEALDLSGNQLQDIVALPLGFYTALRHLDLSVNEISFLPPGVFQALPHLEHLNLAHNRLAVGTALNASGLGTLLHVTSLDLSGNSLYSGLVERLLGEAPSLRSLSLAENSLTRLGRRTFWGLPALERLDLHSNVLMDIEDGAFEALPRLAHLNLSRNSLTCISDFSLRQLRVLDLSCNSIEAFQTAPEPPAEYQLAWLDLRENKLLHFPDLAALPHLIYLNVSNNLIRLPSGLPQGSEGLHAPSEGWSALPLSNPSWNTSTYPLSQLLNLDLSYNEIELIPDSFLGRLTSLRFLNLSRNCLQAFKAPHAGSLPCLVLLDLSHNALQVLELGARALGSLRTLLLQDNALQDLPPHTFASLASLQRLNLQGNRVNPCGGAAEPNPPGCVAFSGIPTLRVLNMVDNEMEMLRAGAFLHTPLTELDLSANPGLDVATGALAGLEASLEVLELQGNGLTVLQVDLPCFSCLKRLNLAENHLSHLPAWTQAVSLEVLDLRNNSFSLLPGSAMGGLETSLRRLYLQGNPLSCCGNGWLAAQLHQGRVDVDATQDLICRFGSQAEVSLSHVRPEDCEKGGLKNVNLIIILTFALVSTIILTTLATCCCVRRQKFNQQYKA, from the coding sequence GTGGAGAAGGAGGCCTTGTGCCAGGGCCTTGGCCTGCTCCAGGTCCCCTCATTGCTCCCATTGGACATCGAGGCCCTTGACCTCTCTGGAAACCAGCTGCAGGACATCGTGGCCTTGCCCCTGGGCTTCTACACAGCACTCCGTCACCTGGACCTGAGTGTCAACGAGATCAGTTTCCTCCCTCCGGGAGTCTTCCAGGCCCTGCCCCACCTGGAGCACCTCAATCTGGCCCACAACCGCCTGGCGGTGGGCACTGCGCTGAACGCCAGTGGTCTGGGCACCCTGCTGCACGTGACCTCCCTGGACCTGTCTGGAAACAGCCTGTACAGTGGCCTGGTGGAGCGGCTCCTGGGCGAGGCACCCAGCCTGCGCTCGCTCTCCCTGGCCGAGAACAGCCTGACGCGCCTGGGTCGCCGCACCTTCTGGGGCCTGCCTGCGCTGGAGCGCCTTGACCTGCACAGTAACGTGCTGATGGACATCGAGGACGGGGCTTTTGAGGCCCTGCCCCGCCTGGCCCACCTCAAtctctccaggaattccctcaCCTGCATCTCTGACTTTAGCCTCCGGCAGCTGCGGGTGCTTGACCTGAGCTGCAACAGCATTGAGGCCTTCCAGACAGCCCCCGAGCCCCCGGCTGAGTACCAGCTGGCCTGGCTCGACCTGCGGGAGAACAAGCTGCTGCACTTCCCCGACCTGGCCGCGCTCCCGCATCTCATCTACCTGAACGTGTCCAACAACCTTATCCGGCTCCCCTCTGGGCTGCCCCAGGGCAGCGAGGGCCTCCACGCGCCTTCGGAGGGCTGGTCAGCCCTGCCCCTCTCCAACCCTAGCTGGAACACCAGCACTTACCCACTCTCCCAGCTCTTGAACCTGGACTTGAGCTACAATGAGATTGAGCTCATCCCGGACAGCTTCCTGGGGCGCCTGACCTCTCTGCGTTTTCTGAACCTCAGCCGGAACTGCCTGCAGGCCTTTAAGGCCCCGCATGCGggctccctgccctgcctggtGCTCCTGGACTTAAGCCACAATGCGCTCCAGGTGCTGGAGCTGGGTGCCAGAGCTCTGGGGTCCCTACGGACGCTGCTCCTCCAGGACAATGCCCTGCAGGACCTGCCACCACACACCTTTGCCAGCTTGGCCAGCCTGCAGAGGCTCAACCTGCAGGGGAACCGGGTGAATCCCTGCGGGGGTGCAGCTGAGCCCAATCCCCCAGGCTGCGTGGCCTTCTCTGGCATCCCCACCCTCCGCGTTCTGAACATGGTAGATAACGAGATGGAGATGCTCAGGGCAGGGGCCTTCCTCCACACCCCGCTTACTGAGCTGGACCTTTCTGCCAACCCTGGGCTGGATGTGGCCACAGGAGCCTTGGCTGGCCTGGAGGCCTCCTTGGAGGTCCTAGAGCTGCAGGGCAACGGGCTGACTGTCCTGCAGGTGGACCTGCCCTGCTTCAGCTGCCTCAAGAGGCTCAATCTTGCTGAGAACCACCTCAGCCACCTGCCTGCCTGGACGCAGGCGGTGTCCTTGGAGGTGCTGGACCTACGGAACAACAGCTTCAGCCTCCTGCCAGGGAGCGCCATGGGGGGCCTGGAGACCAGCCTCCGGCGCCTCTACCTGCAGGGGAATCCGCTCAGCTGCTGTGGCAATGGCTGGCTGGCAGCCCAGCTGCACCAGGGCCGAGTGGATGTGGACGCCACACAGGACCTGATCTGCCGCTTTGGCTCCCAGGCAGAGGTGTCCCTGAGCCACGTGCGTCCTGAGGACTGTGAAAAGGGCGGGCTCAAGAATGTCAACCTCATCATCATCCTCACCTTCGCACTGGTCTCCACCATCATTCTCACCACGCTGGCCACCTGCTGTTGTGTCCGCCGGCAGAAATTCAACCAACAGTACAAAGCCTAA